In Streptomyces sp. NBC_01426, one genomic interval encodes:
- a CDS encoding response regulator transcription factor encodes MTSRPIRILLAEDQSMVREALAALLGLEPDIEVLVQVARGDEVVAAARAHDVNVALLDIEMPGMTGIEAAAALRAALPGLRIVVLTTFGRPGYLRGAMEAGASAFLVKDAPAAQLADAVRRVLAGERVIDPTLAAAALAEGANPLTDREREVLRAAERGATNAELAERLHLSPGTVRNYLSTAIQKLAARNRAEAIRTAREKGWL; translated from the coding sequence ATGACCTCACGGCCCATCAGGATCCTCCTCGCCGAGGACCAGTCCATGGTCCGGGAGGCGTTGGCCGCGCTGCTCGGCCTCGAACCCGACATCGAAGTCCTCGTCCAGGTCGCGCGCGGCGACGAGGTGGTGGCCGCGGCCCGCGCCCACGACGTGAACGTCGCCCTGCTGGACATCGAGATGCCCGGCATGACGGGCATCGAGGCCGCGGCCGCGCTGCGGGCGGCCCTGCCCGGGCTGCGCATCGTCGTCCTCACCACCTTCGGCCGCCCCGGCTACCTGCGCGGCGCGATGGAGGCGGGAGCCTCCGCGTTCCTCGTCAAGGACGCGCCGGCCGCGCAGTTGGCGGACGCGGTACGCCGGGTCCTGGCGGGGGAGCGCGTCATCGACCCCACCCTGGCGGCGGCGGCCCTCGCGGAGGGCGCGAACCCGCTGACGGACCGGGAGCGGGAGGTCCTGCGGGCGGCGGAACGCGGCGCGACCAACGCGGAACTGGCCGAGCGCCTGCACCTGTCCCCGGGCACCGTGCGGAACTACCTCTCGACGGCGATCCAGAAGCTCGCCGCCCGCAACCGCGCCGAAGCCATCCGCACGGCCCGCGAGAAGGGCTGGCTCTGA
- a CDS encoding sensor histidine kinase yields MRPENRRQRTVKLLWTSLWLFYLSAPVIDLIRGGHSPGARLLGGLGLAAFVAWYLVLVLRTTRQMPVRRVLLSLSVLAAQAMVLSLTLGREWLVLFVYVAISSGAALPGEIARWTVPGATALLAVTAMAVPDGDQYLAGLLIPALMGGFAMIGVRAMIRTTMELRQARATVAQLAANEERLRMARDLHDLLGHSLSLITLKSELAGRMLPDRPEAAAQQVADIEQVSRQALVDVREAVNGYRRPTLPGELAGARTALVAAGVQADLPVEWTRELPEEVESALAWSLREAVTNVVRHSGARRCVVTLDIRQTLAGPVAELGVSDDGSGGPAAAGNGLTGLTERLEAVGGSLTAGPTGKTGFRLLARVPLAL; encoded by the coding sequence ATGCGGCCGGAGAACCGCCGGCAGCGGACCGTGAAGCTGCTGTGGACGAGCCTGTGGCTCTTCTACCTCAGCGCCCCCGTCATCGACCTGATCCGCGGCGGACACAGCCCCGGGGCCCGACTGCTCGGCGGCCTGGGCCTCGCGGCCTTCGTCGCCTGGTACCTGGTCCTGGTGCTGCGCACCACCCGGCAGATGCCGGTCCGCCGGGTCCTGCTCTCGCTGTCCGTCCTGGCCGCCCAGGCCATGGTCCTGTCCCTGACCCTGGGCCGCGAATGGCTCGTGCTCTTCGTCTACGTGGCCATCTCCTCCGGGGCCGCCCTGCCCGGGGAGATCGCCCGCTGGACCGTTCCCGGCGCGACCGCGCTGCTGGCCGTGACGGCGATGGCGGTCCCGGACGGGGACCAGTACCTGGCCGGCCTGCTCATCCCGGCCCTGATGGGCGGGTTCGCGATGATCGGCGTCCGCGCCATGATCCGCACGACGATGGAGCTGCGCCAGGCCCGGGCCACGGTCGCCCAACTCGCCGCCAACGAGGAACGGCTGCGCATGGCCCGCGACCTGCACGACCTGCTCGGGCACTCGCTGTCGCTGATCACGCTCAAGAGCGAGCTGGCGGGCCGGATGCTGCCGGACCGGCCCGAGGCGGCCGCGCAACAGGTCGCGGACATCGAGCAGGTCAGCCGGCAGGCCCTGGTCGACGTACGGGAGGCCGTGAACGGCTACCGGCGCCCCACGCTCCCCGGTGAACTGGCAGGCGCCCGCACCGCGTTGGTCGCGGCGGGCGTCCAGGCGGACCTGCCCGTCGAGTGGACGCGGGAACTCCCGGAGGAGGTCGAATCGGCCCTCGCCTGGTCGCTGCGCGAGGCCGTGACCAACGTGGTCCGGCACAGCGGGGCACGCCGGTGCGTCGTCACCCTCGACATCCGACAGACCCTGGCGGGCCCGGTGGCCGAACTGGGCGTCTCCGACGACGGATCGGGCGGCCCCGCGGCGGCCGGCAACGGCCTGACCGGACTGACGGAACGCCTGGAGGCGGTCGGGGGCAGCCTCACGGCCGGCCCCACCGGCAAGACCGGCTTCCGCCTGCTCGCCCGCGTCCCCCTAGCGCTGTGA
- a CDS encoding ABC transporter permease codes for MLNNGTMKLVTLEISRALRNKKYLFFTVLYPAALFLMLGGTLDGTTKVMGTELTMPAFYMVAMASFGALTAVLMGNSERIAKEREKGWVRQLRLTALPGRGYVLAKTASAGVLSLPAILVVFAVAAGVKGVRFELWQWLALTGSIWAGSLVFAALGVAIGYLASGDTVRPITMLFYFGLSILGGLWMPTANFPQWLRNICEWLPTHAYAGLGQAIELGGAPHAKDVAILAVYFVLFTGAAAWLYRKDSLKA; via the coding sequence ATGCTGAACAACGGAACGATGAAACTCGTCACGCTCGAAATCTCCCGCGCGCTGCGCAACAAGAAGTACCTGTTCTTCACCGTCCTCTATCCCGCCGCCCTCTTCCTGATGCTCGGCGGCACCCTGGACGGCACCACGAAGGTCATGGGCACCGAACTGACCATGCCCGCCTTCTACATGGTCGCCATGGCCTCCTTCGGCGCGCTGACCGCCGTCCTGATGGGCAACAGCGAACGCATCGCCAAGGAACGCGAGAAGGGCTGGGTCCGCCAACTGCGGCTGACCGCCCTGCCCGGCCGCGGCTACGTCCTCGCCAAGACCGCCAGTGCCGGCGTCCTCTCGCTGCCCGCGATCCTGGTCGTCTTCGCGGTCGCGGCCGGAGTCAAGGGCGTACGGTTCGAGCTGTGGCAGTGGCTGGCGCTGACCGGCTCCATCTGGGCCGGCAGCCTGGTCTTCGCCGCGCTCGGCGTGGCCATCGGCTACCTGGCCAGTGGCGACACGGTCCGACCCATCACGATGCTCTTCTACTTCGGCCTGTCGATCCTCGGCGGCCTGTGGATGCCCACCGCGAACTTCCCGCAGTGGCTGCGGAACATCTGCGAGTGGCTGCCCACCCACGCCTACGCCGGTCTGGGCCAGGCCATCGAACTCGGCGGCGCGCCGCACGCCAAGGACGTGGCGATCCTCGCGGTCTACTTCGTACTGTTCACCGGTGCCGCCGCCTGGCTGTACCGCAAGGACTCACTGAAGGCGTGA
- the dapE gene encoding succinyl-diaminopimelate desuccinylase — protein sequence MSPSELDLTLDAAELTARLVDIPSVSGDEKVLADLVEHALRGLPHLTVDRFGNNVVARTHLGRGERVVLAGHLDTVPIADNVPSRLDENDVLWGCGTTDMKSGVAVQLRIAATVPEPNRDLTFVFYDQEEVAADLNGLGKVAEAHPDWLVGDFAVLLEPSNAEVEGGCQGTLRVLLRTSGERAHSARSWMGSNAIHGAGPILATLAAYEPRKPVIDGLEYHEGLNAVRIEGGVANNVIPDSCTVTVNFRYAPDRDEAEALAHVKEVFAHCDIAEFVVDDSSGGALPGLAHPAAAAFMEAVGGRAMPKFGWTDVSRFSALGVPAVNYGPGDALLAHKVDERVETKAILHCEERLRAWLTS from the coding sequence ATGTCCCCATCCGAGCTGGACCTCACCCTGGACGCTGCCGAGCTGACCGCCCGGCTCGTCGACATCCCTTCCGTGAGCGGCGACGAGAAGGTACTCGCCGACCTCGTGGAACACGCGCTGCGCGGCCTCCCGCACCTCACCGTCGACCGCTTCGGCAACAACGTCGTCGCCCGCACCCACCTCGGTCGCGGCGAACGCGTCGTGCTCGCCGGGCACCTCGACACCGTGCCGATCGCCGACAACGTCCCGTCCCGACTGGACGAGAACGACGTCCTGTGGGGCTGCGGCACCACCGACATGAAGTCCGGCGTCGCCGTGCAACTGCGCATCGCGGCCACCGTGCCCGAGCCGAACCGGGACCTCACCTTCGTCTTCTACGACCAGGAGGAGGTCGCCGCCGACCTCAACGGCCTGGGCAAGGTCGCCGAGGCCCACCCCGACTGGCTCGTCGGCGACTTCGCGGTCCTGCTCGAACCCTCCAACGCCGAGGTCGAGGGCGGCTGCCAGGGCACCCTGCGGGTCCTGCTGCGCACCAGCGGCGAACGCGCCCACTCGGCGCGCAGTTGGATGGGCTCCAACGCCATCCACGGCGCGGGCCCGATCCTCGCCACGCTGGCCGCGTACGAACCCCGCAAGCCCGTCATCGACGGCCTGGAGTACCACGAGGGCCTCAACGCGGTCCGCATCGAGGGCGGCGTCGCCAACAACGTCATCCCGGACTCCTGCACGGTGACGGTCAACTTCCGCTACGCCCCCGATCGGGACGAGGCGGAGGCCCTGGCCCACGTCAAGGAGGTCTTCGCGCACTGCGACATCGCCGAGTTCGTGGTCGACGACTCCTCCGGCGGCGCCCTCCCCGGCCTCGCCCACCCGGCGGCCGCGGCGTTCATGGAGGCCGTCGGCGGCCGGGCCATGCCCAAGTTCGGCTGGACGGACGTGTCCCGCTTCAGCGCCCTCGGCGTCCCCGCGGTCAACTACGGCCCGGGCGACGCGCTGCTGGCCCACAAGGTCGACGAGCGGGTCGAGACGAAGGCGATCCTGCACTGCGAGGAACGACTCCGTGCCTGGCTGACCTCCTGA
- a CDS encoding transglutaminase-like domain-containing protein: MSSASRARFAEEARSERPDLALLCLLLAAEADPDLDERGIDWAQIELDRLAGMLPYGLRGGRAWASAVTELLGGRLGFHGTPADYERLSSSLLHQVLRRRRGLPILLSVVWLEVARRAGAPVYGLGLPGHFVVGFGDPEEGVVVDPFAGGASLGAGPAESAAEPRTPARTLDVVLRILNNIRAWASTRPEHSAVALWALDLSLLLPSHPASLRYERGRLLVERGEFVTGAVELEAYAEVLDAVDVGAAARIRAEAVSARALLN; the protein is encoded by the coding sequence GTGAGTTCCGCGTCGCGGGCCCGGTTCGCGGAGGAGGCCCGCTCGGAACGGCCGGACCTGGCCCTGCTGTGCCTGCTGCTGGCGGCGGAGGCCGATCCCGACCTCGACGAGCGCGGTATCGACTGGGCGCAGATCGAGCTCGACAGGCTGGCGGGCATGCTGCCGTACGGCCTGCGCGGCGGGCGGGCGTGGGCCTCGGCCGTGACGGAGCTGCTGGGTGGCCGGCTGGGCTTCCACGGCACGCCGGCGGACTACGAACGGTTGTCGTCCTCCCTGCTGCACCAGGTGCTGCGGCGCCGCCGGGGCCTGCCGATCCTGCTGTCGGTGGTCTGGCTGGAGGTGGCGCGGCGGGCGGGCGCGCCGGTGTACGGGCTGGGCCTGCCGGGGCACTTCGTGGTGGGTTTCGGCGACCCGGAGGAGGGGGTGGTCGTGGACCCGTTCGCGGGGGGCGCCTCGCTGGGCGCCGGTCCCGCGGAGTCGGCCGCGGAGCCCAGGACTCCGGCGCGCACGTTGGACGTCGTGCTGCGGATCCTGAACAACATCCGGGCGTGGGCCTCGACCCGGCCGGAGCACTCGGCGGTCGCGCTGTGGGCGCTGGACCTGTCGCTGCTGCTGCCGTCGCACCCGGCGTCGCTGCGCTACGAGCGGGGGCGGTTGCTGGTGGAGCGGGGCGAGTTCGTGACGGGGGCGGTGGAGCTGGAGGCGTACGCGGAGGTGCTGGACGCGGTGGACGTGGGGGCGGCGGCCCGGATCCGCGCGGAGGCCGTGTCGGCCCGGGCCCTCCTGAACTGA
- the dapC gene encoding succinyldiaminopimelate transaminase codes for MAAVSDRLPAFPWDKLEPYKATAVAHADGIVDLSVGTPVDPVPEVIRRALIEAADSPGYPTVWGTVALRDAITGWLRGRLGASAAGHRNVLPVVGSKELVAWLPTQLGLGTGDKVAYPRLAYPTYEVGARLCGAEAVVYDDPTELDPAGVKLLWLNSPSNPTGKVIPKEDLIRIVAWAREHGVLLFSDECYLELGWDTDPVSVLHDDVCGGSYEGIVAVHSLSKRSNLAGYRAAFIAGDAAVLGELLEIRKHGGMMTAAPVQNAVVAALGDDAHVAAQRARYAARRDALRTALEAHGFRIEHSEAGLYLWATRDEPCWQTVAHLAELGILVAPGDFYGEAGANFVRVAVTATDERVEAAVKRLG; via the coding sequence GTGGCCGCAGTATCCGACCGTCTTCCCGCCTTCCCCTGGGACAAGCTGGAGCCGTACAAGGCGACGGCGGTCGCCCACGCGGACGGGATCGTCGACCTGTCGGTCGGCACGCCCGTCGACCCGGTCCCCGAGGTCATCCGGCGCGCCCTGATCGAGGCCGCGGACTCCCCGGGCTACCCGACGGTGTGGGGCACGGTCGCGCTGCGCGACGCGATCACCGGATGGCTGCGCGGACGCCTCGGCGCGAGCGCCGCCGGACACCGCAACGTGCTGCCGGTGGTCGGCTCCAAGGAACTGGTGGCCTGGCTGCCGACCCAACTGGGCCTCGGCACGGGCGACAAGGTGGCCTACCCCCGGCTCGCCTACCCGACGTACGAGGTCGGCGCGCGCCTGTGCGGCGCCGAGGCCGTCGTGTACGACGACCCGACCGAACTCGACCCGGCCGGCGTGAAGCTGCTGTGGCTCAACTCCCCGTCCAACCCCACCGGCAAGGTCATCCCCAAGGAGGACCTGATCCGGATCGTGGCCTGGGCGCGCGAGCACGGCGTCCTGCTGTTCAGCGACGAGTGCTACCTGGAACTGGGCTGGGACACCGACCCCGTCTCGGTCCTCCACGACGACGTGTGCGGCGGCTCGTACGAGGGCATCGTGGCCGTCCACTCGCTCTCCAAGCGGTCCAACCTCGCCGGGTACCGGGCCGCCTTCATCGCCGGTGACGCCGCGGTGCTGGGCGAGCTGCTGGAGATCCGCAAGCACGGCGGCATGATGACCGCCGCCCCCGTACAGAACGCCGTGGTCGCGGCCCTCGGCGACGACGCCCACGTCGCCGCGCAGCGCGCCCGCTACGCGGCCCGCCGCGACGCGCTGCGCACCGCGCTGGAGGCGCACGGCTTCCGCATCGAGCACAGCGAGGCCGGCCTGTACCTGTGGGCGACCCGTGACGAGCCCTGCTGGCAGACCGTGGCCCACCTCGCCGAGCTGGGCATCCTGGTCGCCCCGGGCGACTTCTACGGGGAGGCCGGCGCGAACTTCGTCCGCGTCGCCGTCACCGCCACCGACGAGCGGGTCGAGGCCGCGGTCAAGCGCCTCGGCTGA
- the fdxA gene encoding ferredoxin: MTYVIAEPCVDVKDKACIEECPVDCIYEGQRSLYIHPDECVDCGACEPVCPVEAIFYEDDTPEEWKDYYKANVEFFDELGSPGGASKLGLIERDHPFVAALPADINASH; the protein is encoded by the coding sequence GTGACCTACGTCATCGCGGAGCCTTGTGTCGACGTCAAGGACAAGGCATGCATCGAAGAGTGCCCCGTCGACTGCATCTACGAGGGCCAGCGGTCCTTGTACATCCACCCGGACGAGTGCGTCGACTGTGGTGCGTGTGAGCCGGTCTGCCCGGTCGAGGCCATCTTCTACGAGGACGACACTCCCGAGGAGTGGAAGGACTACTACAAGGCGAACGTCGAGTTCTTCGACGAGCTCGGTTCGCCCGGTGGTGCCTCGAAGCTGGGCCTGATCGAGCGCGATCACCCCTTCGTCGCCGCCCTGCCCGCGGACATCAACGCGTCGCACTGA
- a CDS encoding ATP-binding protein, which translates to MSLPLTRRIARAALLLAAGAAPVVGAAGAASAAGLESVPQLGALTAPDAAAGAGDTAATATDAVTKAAPAELTGAAGPLLAGLPTSGLPTSGLPTEALPTDALPTSGLPSAETLPLGGLPLAGGLGG; encoded by the coding sequence ATGTCCCTCCCCCTGACCCGTCGGATCGCCCGTGCCGCGCTGCTCCTCGCAGCCGGCGCAGCTCCCGTGGTCGGTGCGGCCGGCGCGGCCAGTGCCGCGGGCCTGGAGTCCGTGCCGCAACTGGGCGCGCTCACCGCGCCGGACGCCGCCGCCGGCGCGGGCGACACCGCCGCGACGGCCACGGACGCCGTGACGAAGGCCGCCCCGGCCGAACTCACCGGTGCGGCCGGCCCGCTGCTGGCCGGCCTGCCGACCTCGGGGCTGCCGACCTCGGGGCTGCCGACCGAGGCCCTGCCGACCGACGCGCTGCCCACCTCCGGGCTGCCCTCGGCCGAGACCCTCCCGCTGGGCGGCCTGCCGCTGGCCGGCGGTCTGGGCGGCTGA
- a CDS encoding GNAT family N-acetyltransferase: MEITAGGLLEIRITAADVGKRVSVRRVEDGRSGSPSFTDTIGVLTSWNDGVLTITRKDGTTVRIAESSLVAGKTVPAAPARRRGPAASFEELARVTARAWQPLESEPLGEWTLRAAGGFTRRANSVLPLGDPGIPVPEALARVTSWYAERGLPAYVQAATGAAGTQELLCAELERLGWVNEVSAQVRIGALAPIADVDADADVSDVRLLRAPDERWLSRYGKVRDPDLARRMLVEGPSVWFAVLGGGRAIGRMVVDGRWAGFGAVDVDPEHRRQGLATAVMAALSRRALEEGASAAWLQVEAENPGARALYDGLGFATHHAYHHFRAAA; this comes from the coding sequence GTGGAAATCACTGCCGGTGGGCTGCTGGAGATCCGTATCACCGCTGCTGACGTGGGTAAACGAGTCTCTGTACGACGGGTGGAGGACGGGCGGAGCGGCTCCCCCTCGTTCACGGACACCATCGGGGTTCTCACATCCTGGAACGACGGTGTGCTCACGATCACACGCAAGGACGGCACGACCGTCCGCATCGCGGAATCCTCGCTGGTGGCGGGCAAGACGGTGCCCGCCGCGCCGGCCCGCCGCAGGGGTCCGGCGGCCTCCTTCGAGGAGCTCGCGCGGGTGACGGCGCGGGCCTGGCAGCCGCTGGAGAGCGAGCCGCTCGGCGAGTGGACGCTGCGTGCGGCCGGGGGCTTCACCCGGCGGGCCAACTCGGTGCTTCCGCTCGGTGACCCGGGGATACCCGTCCCGGAAGCACTCGCGCGGGTGACGTCCTGGTACGCGGAACGCGGACTTCCGGCGTATGTGCAGGCCGCGACGGGTGCCGCGGGGACGCAGGAGCTGCTGTGTGCGGAGCTGGAGCGGCTGGGGTGGGTCAACGAGGTCTCGGCGCAGGTGCGGATCGGGGCGCTCGCGCCGATCGCGGACGTGGACGCGGACGCGGACGTGTCGGACGTACGGCTGCTGCGCGCCCCGGACGAGCGGTGGCTGTCCCGCTACGGGAAGGTCCGCGACCCCGACCTGGCGCGGCGGATGCTGGTCGAGGGGCCCTCGGTGTGGTTCGCCGTGCTGGGCGGCGGCCGGGCGATCGGGCGGATGGTGGTGGACGGGCGCTGGGCCGGTTTCGGCGCGGTGGACGTCGATCCTGAGCACCGGCGGCAGGGCCTGGCCACGGCCGTGATGGCGGCGCTGTCCCGGCGGGCCCTGGAGGAGGGCGCCTCGGCGGCCTGGCTCCAGGTGGAGGCGGAGAACCCGGGCGCGCGGGCCCTGTACGACGGCCTGGGCTTCGCGACGCACCACGCCTACCACCACTTCCGGGCGGCGGCGTGA